One Streptomyces sp. V4I8 genomic window carries:
- the rplJ gene encoding 50S ribosomal protein L10, with product MARPDKAAAVAELTEQFRNSNAAVLTEYRGLTVAQLKTLRRSLGENAQYAVVKNTLTKIAANEAGITTLDDLFNGPTAVAFVTGDPVESAKGLRDFAKDNPNLVIKGGVLEGKALSADEIKKLADLESREVLLSKLAGAFKAKQSQAASVFQALPSKLVRTVDALRAKQAEQGGAE from the coding sequence ATGGCGAGGCCCGACAAGGCTGCCGCAGTGGCCGAGTTGACGGAGCAGTTCCGCAACTCCAACGCTGCCGTGCTGACCGAGTACCGCGGTCTCACCGTGGCGCAGCTCAAGACGCTGCGTCGTTCGCTCGGTGAGAACGCCCAGTACGCCGTGGTGAAGAACACGCTGACCAAGATTGCGGCCAACGAGGCCGGGATCACGACGCTGGACGACCTGTTCAACGGTCCGACGGCTGTCGCCTTCGTCACCGGTGACCCGGTGGAGTCGGCGAAGGGTCTCCGTGACTTCGCCAAGGACAACCCGAATCTCGTCATCAAGGGCGGTGTCCTTGAGGGTAAGGCGCTGAGCGCCGACGAGATCAAGAAGCTTGCGGACCTCGAGTCCCGCGAGGTTCTGCTCAGCAAGCTGGCCGGTGCCTTCAAGGCGAAGCAGTCCCAGGCTGCCTCCGTCTTCCAGGCGCTGCCGTCGAAGCTCGTCCGCACGGTGGACGCGCTCCGCGCCAAGCAGGCCGAGCAGGGCGGTGCCGAGTAA
- the rplL gene encoding 50S ribosomal protein L7/L12, translating into MAKLSQEDLLAQFEEMTLIELSEFVKAFEDKFDVTAAAAAPVVVAGAAGAGAGAEAVEEKDEFDVVLTGAGDKKIQVIKVVRELTSLGLKEAKDLVDGAPKPVLEKVNKEAADKAKESLEGAGASVEVK; encoded by the coding sequence ATGGCGAAGCTCAGCCAGGAAGACCTGCTCGCGCAGTTCGAGGAGATGACCCTCATCGAGCTCTCCGAGTTCGTGAAGGCCTTCGAGGACAAGTTCGACGTCACCGCCGCCGCTGCCGCCCCGGTCGTCGTCGCCGGCGCCGCTGGTGCCGGTGCGGGCGCCGAGGCCGTCGAGGAGAAGGACGAGTTCGACGTCGTCCTCACCGGCGCCGGCGACAAGAAGATCCAGGTCATCAAGGTCGTGCGTGAGCTGACGTCCCTCGGCCTGAAGGAGGCCAAGGACCTGGTCGACGGTGCGCCGAAGCCGGTTCTGGAGAAGGTCAACAAGGAGGCCGCGGACAAGGCCAAGGAGTCCCTCGAGGGCGCCGGCGCCTCCGTCGAGGTCAAGTAA
- the rpoB gene encoding DNA-directed RNA polymerase subunit beta produces MAASRTASTANTNNGASTAPLRISFAKIKEPLEVPNLLALQTESFDWLLGNTAWQSRVEAALESGQDVPTKSGLEEIFEEISPIEDFSGSMSLTFRDHRFEPPKNSIDECKERDFTYAAPLFVTAEFTNNETGEIKSQTVFMGDFPLMTHKGTFVINGTERVVVSQLVRSPGVYFDSSIDKTSDKDIFSAKIIPSRGAWLEMEIDKRDMVGVRIDRKRKQSVTVLLKALGWTTEQILEEFGEYESMRATLEKDHTQGQDDALLDIYRKLRPGEPPTREAAQTLLENLYFNPKRYDLAKVGRYKVNKKLGAEAPLDAGILTVEDVISTIKYLVKLHAGETETAADNGQTIVVETDDIDHFGNRRLRSVGELIQNQVRTGLARMERVVRERMTTQDVEAITPQTLINIRPVVASIKEFFGTSQLSQFMDQNNPLSGLTHKRRLSALGPGGLSRERAGFEVRDVHPSHYGRMCPIETPEGPNIGLIGSLASYGRVNAFGFVETPYRKVVDGQVTDEVDYLTADEEDRFVIAQANATLNDDLRFTENRVLVRRRGGEVDYVAGDDVDYMDVSPRQMVSVATAMIPFLEHDDANRALMGANMMRQAVPLIKSESPLVGTGMEYRSAVDAGDVVKAEKAGVVQEVSADYITTANDDGTYITYRLAKFARSNQGTSVNQKVIVNEGDRIIEGQVLADGPATENGEMALGKNLLVAFMPWEGHNYEDAIILSQRLVQDDVLSSIHIEEHEVDARDTKLGPEEITRDIPNVSEEVLADLDERGIIRIGAEVVAGDILVGKVTPKGETELTPEERLLRAIFGEKAREVRDTSLKVPHGEIGKVIGVRVFDREEGDELPPGVNQLVRVYVAQKRKITDGDKLAGRHGNKGVISKILPIEDMPFLEDGTPVDIILNPLGVPSRMNPGQVLEIHLGWLASRGWDVSGLADEWAQRLQAIGADSVQPGTNVATPVFDGAREDELAGLLQHTIPNRDGERMVLPTGKARLFDGRSGEPFPDPISVGYMYILKLHHLVDDKLHARSTGPYSMITQQPLGGKAQFGGQRFGEMEVWALEAYGAAYALQELLTIKSDDVTGRVKVYEAIVKGENIPEPGIPESFKVLIKEMQSLCLNVEVLSSDGMSIEMRDTDEDVFRAAEELGIDLSRREPSSVEEV; encoded by the coding sequence TTGGCCGCCTCGCGCACTGCCTCGACCGCGAATACGAACAACGGCGCCAGCACCGCCCCGCTGCGCATCTCTTTTGCAAAGATCAAGGAGCCCCTCGAGGTTCCGAACCTGCTCGCGCTGCAGACCGAGAGCTTCGACTGGCTGCTCGGCAACACCGCCTGGCAGAGTCGGGTCGAGGCGGCTCTGGAGTCGGGTCAGGACGTCCCCACCAAGTCCGGTCTGGAGGAGATCTTCGAGGAGATCTCTCCGATCGAGGACTTCTCCGGGTCGATGTCGCTGACGTTCCGCGACCACCGTTTCGAGCCGCCGAAGAACAGCATCGACGAGTGCAAGGAGCGCGACTTCACGTACGCCGCCCCGCTCTTCGTGACGGCTGAGTTCACCAACAACGAGACCGGCGAGATCAAGTCCCAGACGGTCTTCATGGGTGACTTCCCGCTCATGACCCACAAGGGCACCTTCGTCATCAACGGCACCGAGCGTGTCGTGGTGTCGCAGCTGGTCCGTTCGCCCGGTGTCTACTTCGACAGCTCCATCGACAAGACGTCCGACAAGGACATCTTCTCCGCCAAGATCATCCCGTCCCGGGGTGCCTGGCTGGAGATGGAGATCGACAAGCGCGACATGGTCGGTGTCCGCATCGACCGCAAGCGCAAGCAGTCCGTGACCGTTCTGCTCAAGGCTCTCGGCTGGACGACCGAGCAGATCCTGGAGGAGTTCGGCGAGTACGAGTCCATGCGCGCCACCCTGGAGAAGGACCACACCCAGGGCCAGGACGACGCGCTGCTCGACATCTACCGCAAGCTGCGTCCGGGCGAGCCCCCCACGCGTGAGGCCGCGCAGACGCTTCTGGAGAACCTGTACTTCAACCCGAAGCGCTACGACCTCGCCAAGGTCGGCCGCTACAAGGTCAACAAGAAGCTGGGTGCGGAGGCTCCGCTCGACGCGGGCATCCTGACCGTCGAGGACGTCATCTCGACGATCAAGTACCTGGTGAAGCTGCACGCCGGCGAGACCGAGACGGCCGCGGACAACGGTCAGACGATCGTTGTCGAGACGGACGACATCGACCACTTCGGCAACCGTCGTCTGCGCAGCGTCGGCGAGCTCATCCAGAACCAGGTCCGCACGGGTCTGGCTCGTATGGAGCGCGTCGTCCGTGAGCGCATGACGACCCAGGACGTCGAGGCGATCACGCCGCAGACCCTGATCAACATCCGGCCGGTCGTCGCCTCCATCAAGGAGTTCTTCGGCACCAGCCAGCTGTCGCAGTTCATGGACCAGAACAACCCGCTGTCGGGTCTCACCCACAAGCGCCGTCTGTCGGCTCTTGGCCCGGGTGGTCTCTCCCGTGAGCGGGCCGGCTTCGAGGTCCGTGACGTGCACCCGTCTCACTACGGCCGTATGTGCCCCATTGAGACCCCTGAAGGCCCGAACATCGGTCTGATCGGTTCGCTCGCCTCCTACGGCCGCGTCAACGCGTTCGGTTTCGTGGAGACGCCGTACCGCAAGGTCGTCGACGGTCAGGTCACCGACGAGGTGGACTACCTGACGGCCGACGAAGAGGACCGCTTCGTCATCGCGCAGGCCAACGCCACGCTCAACGACGACCTGCGCTTCACCGAGAACCGCGTCCTGGTCCGCCGCCGTGGCGGCGAGGTCGACTACGTCGCCGGTGACGACGTGGACTACATGGACGTCTCGCCGCGCCAGATGGTGTCGGTCGCGACCGCCATGATCCCGTTCCTCGAGCACGACGACGCCAACCGTGCCCTCATGGGCGCGAACATGATGCGTCAGGCCGTCCCGCTCATCAAGAGCGAGTCCCCGCTCGTCGGCACCGGCATGGAGTACCGCTCCGCCGTCGACGCCGGTGACGTGGTCAAGGCCGAGAAGGCGGGTGTGGTCCAGGAGGTCTCCGCGGACTACATCACCACCGCCAACGACGACGGCACGTACATCACGTACCGCCTGGCCAAGTTCGCCCGCTCCAACCAGGGCACCTCGGTCAACCAGAAGGTCATCGTCAACGAGGGCGACCGGATCATCGAGGGCCAGGTCCTGGCCGACGGTCCGGCCACCGAGAACGGCGAGATGGCGCTGGGCAAGAACCTGCTCGTGGCGTTCATGCCGTGGGAGGGTCACAACTACGAGGACGCGATCATCCTGTCGCAGCGCCTCGTGCAGGACGACGTCCTCTCCTCGATCCACATCGAGGAGCACGAGGTCGACGCCCGTGACACCAAGCTCGGCCCCGAGGAGATCACCCGGGACATCCCGAACGTCTCCGAGGAGGTCCTCGCCGACCTCGACGAGCGCGGCATCATCCGTATCGGTGCCGAGGTCGTCGCCGGCGACATCCTCGTCGGCAAGGTCACGCCCAAGGGTGAGACCGAGCTGACGCCGGAGGAGCGCCTGCTGCGCGCGATCTTCGGTGAGAAGGCACGTGAGGTCCGTGACACCTCGCTGAAGGTCCCGCACGGCGAGATCGGCAAGGTCATCGGCGTCCGCGTCTTCGACCGCGAGGAGGGCGACGAGCTTCCCCCCGGTGTGAACCAGCTGGTGCGCGTGTACGTGGCGCAGAAGCGCAAGATCACCGACGGTGACAAGCTCGCCGGCCGTCACGGCAACAAGGGCGTCATCTCCAAGATCCTGCCCATCGAGGACATGCCGTTCCTCGAGGACGGGACCCCCGTCGACATCATCCTCAACCCGCTGGGTGTGCCGTCCCGAATGAACCCGGGACAGGTTCTGGAGATCCACCTCGGCTGGCTCGCCAGCCGCGGCTGGGACGTCTCCGGCCTCGCGGACGAGTGGGCGCAGCGCCTCCAGGCGATCGGCGCCGACTCGGTCCAGCCGGGCACCAACGTCGCGACCCCGGTCTTCGACGGTGCCCGTGAGGACGAGCTCGCGGGTCTGCTGCAGCACACCATCCCGAACCGCGACGGCGAGCGCATGGTGCTCCCGACCGGTAAGGCGCGGCTGTTCGACGGCCGTAGCGGTGAGCCGTTCCCGGACCCGATCTCAGTCGGCTACATGTACATCCTGAAGCTGCACCACCTGGTCGACGACAAGCTGCACGCCCGCTCGACCGGCCCGTACAGCATGATCACCCAGCAGCCGCTGGGTGGTAAGGCCCAGTTCGGTGGCCAGCGCTTCGGTGAGATGGAGGTGTGGGCGCTGGAGGCTTACGGCGCCGCGTACGCCCTCCAGGAGCTGCTGACCATCAAGTCCGACGACGTCACCGGCCGCGTGAAGGTCTACGAGGCCATCGTCAAGGGCGAGAACATCCCCGAGCCCGGCATCCCCGAGTCCTTCAAGGTGCTCATCAAGGAGATGCAGTCGCTCTGCCTGAACGTGGAGGTGCTGTCCAGCGACGGTATGTCCATCGAGATGCGTGACACCGACGAGGACGTCTTCCGCGCAGCGGAGGAGCTCGGCATCGACCTGTCCCGGCGCGAGCCGAGCAGCGTCGAAGAGGTCTGA
- a CDS encoding DNA-directed RNA polymerase subunit beta', with amino-acid sequence MLDVNFFDELRIGLATADDIRQWSHGEVKKPETINYRTLKPEKDGLFCEKIFGPTRDWECYCGKYKRVRFKGIICERCGVEVTRAKVRRERMGHIELAAPVTHIWYFKGVPSRLGYLLDLAPKDLEKVIYFAAYMITFVDEERRTRDLPSLEAHVSVERQQIENRRDADLEARAKKLETDLAELEAEGAKADVRRKVREGAEREMKQLRDRAQREIDRLDEVWTRFKNLKVQDLEGDELLYRELRDRFGTYFDGSMGAAALQKRLESFDLDEEAEKLREIIRTGKGQKKTRALKRLKVVSAFLQTSNSPKGMVLDCVPVIPPDLRPMVQLDGGRFATSDLNDLYRRVINRNNRLKRLLDLGAPEIIVNNEKRMLQEAVDALFDNGRRGRPVTGPGNRPLKSLSDMLKGKQGRFRQNLLGKRVDYSARSVIVVGPQLKLHQCGLPKAMALELFKPFVMKRLVDLNHAQNIKSAKRMVERGRTVVYDVLEEVIAEHPVLLNRAPTLHRLGIQAFEPQLVEGKAIQIHPLVCTAFNADFDGDQMAVHLPLSAEAQAEARILMLSSNNILKPADGRPVTMPTQDMVLGLFFLTTDGELRDTKGEGRSFGSTAEAIMAFDAGELALQSPIDIRFPVGTIPPRGWTPPAQEEGEPEWQQGDTFRLRTTLGRALFNELLPEDYPFVDYSVGKKQLSEIVNDLAERYPKVIVAATLDNLKAAGFYWATRSGVTVAISDVVVPEAKKEIVRGYEAQDEKVQKQYERGLITKEERTQELIAIWTKATNEVAEAMNENFPKTNPIFMMVDSGARGNMMQMRQIAGMRGLVSNAKNETIPRPIKASFREGLSVLEYFISTHGARKGLADTALRTADSGYLTRRLVDVSQDVIIREEDCGTERGLKLAIAERGADGVLRKADNAETSVYARCLAEDIVVDGKVLAPAGVDLGDVLIDVLVGAGVEEVKTRSVLTCESAVGTCAMCYGRSLATGKLVDIGEAVGIIAAQSIGEPGTQLTMRTFHTGGVAGDDITQGLPRVVELFEARTPKGVAPISEATGRVRIEETEKTKKIVVTPDDGSDETAFPISKRARLLVSEGEHVEVGQKLTVGATNPHDVLRILGQRAVQVHLVGEVQKVYNSQGVSIHDKHIEIIIRQMLRRVTIIESGDAELLPGELVERSKFETENRRVVQEGGHPASGRPQLMGITKASLATESWLSAASFQETTRVLTDAAINAKSDSLIGLKENVIIGKLIPAGTGLSRYRNIRVEPTEEAKAAMYSAVGYDDIDYSPFGTGSGQAVPLEDYDYGPYNQ; translated from the coding sequence GTGCTCGACGTCAACTTCTTCGATGAGCTCCGGATCGGTCTGGCCACCGCTGACGACATCCGTCAGTGGAGCCACGGCGAGGTCAAGAAGCCCGAGACCATCAACTACCGCACCCTCAAGCCCGAAAAGGACGGACTCTTCTGCGAGAAGATCTTCGGTCCGACCCGGGACTGGGAGTGCTACTGCGGCAAGTACAAGCGTGTCCGCTTCAAGGGCATCATCTGTGAGCGCTGCGGCGTCGAGGTGACTCGCGCCAAGGTGCGTCGTGAGCGGATGGGCCACATCGAGCTGGCCGCGCCTGTCACGCACATCTGGTACTTCAAGGGTGTCCCCTCGCGCCTCGGCTACCTGCTGGACCTGGCGCCGAAGGACCTCGAGAAGGTCATCTACTTCGCGGCGTACATGATCACGTTCGTCGACGAGGAGCGCCGTACCCGCGACCTGCCCTCCCTGGAGGCGCACGTCTCGGTCGAGCGGCAGCAGATCGAGAACCGCCGGGACGCCGACCTTGAGGCCCGCGCCAAGAAGCTCGAGACCGACCTGGCCGAGCTGGAGGCCGAGGGCGCCAAGGCCGACGTGCGCCGCAAGGTGCGCGAGGGTGCCGAGCGTGAGATGAAGCAGCTGCGTGACCGTGCGCAGCGCGAGATCGACCGTCTCGACGAGGTGTGGACCCGGTTCAAGAACCTCAAGGTCCAGGACCTCGAGGGCGACGAGCTCCTCTACCGCGAGCTGCGTGACCGCTTCGGCACGTACTTCGACGGTTCGATGGGTGCCGCGGCGCTGCAGAAGCGCCTGGAGTCCTTCGACCTCGACGAGGAGGCCGAGAAGCTCCGCGAGATCATCCGTACCGGCAAGGGCCAGAAGAAGACCCGTGCGCTGAAGCGGCTGAAGGTCGTGTCTGCGTTCCTGCAGACCTCCAACAGCCCCAAGGGCATGGTGCTCGACTGCGTCCCGGTCATCCCGCCGGACCTTCGCCCGATGGTGCAGCTGGACGGTGGCCGCTTCGCGACCTCCGACCTGAACGACCTGTACCGCCGTGTGATCAACCGCAACAACCGTCTGAAGAGGCTCCTCGACCTCGGCGCCCCCGAGATCATCGTCAACAACGAGAAGCGCATGCTTCAGGAGGCTGTTGACGCCCTCTTCGACAACGGTCGTCGTGGCCGCCCGGTCACCGGTCCGGGTAACCGCCCGCTGAAGTCCCTCAGCGACATGCTGAAGGGTAAGCAGGGTCGATTCCGTCAGAACCTGCTCGGTAAGCGTGTGGACTACTCCGCGCGTTCCGTGATCGTCGTCGGTCCGCAGCTGAAGCTGCACCAGTGCGGTCTGCCCAAGGCGATGGCGCTGGAGCTCTTCAAGCCGTTCGTGATGAAGCGGCTCGTGGACCTCAACCACGCGCAGAACATCAAGAGCGCCAAGCGCATGGTGGAGCGCGGCCGTACGGTCGTGTACGACGTCCTCGAAGAGGTCATCGCAGAGCACCCGGTTCTGCTGAACCGTGCTCCCACCCTGCACCGCCTCGGCATCCAGGCCTTCGAGCCGCAGCTGGTCGAGGGCAAGGCCATCCAGATCCACCCGCTCGTCTGCACCGCGTTCAACGCGGACTTCGACGGTGACCAGATGGCCGTGCACCTTCCGCTGTCCGCGGAGGCGCAGGCCGAGGCCCGCATCCTGATGCTGTCCTCGAACAACATCCTCAAGCCCGCCGACGGTCGTCCGGTGACGATGCCGACCCAGGACATGGTCCTCGGTCTGTTCTTCCTCACCACCGACGGCGAGCTGCGCGACACCAAGGGCGAGGGCCGGTCCTTCGGCTCCACGGCCGAGGCGATCATGGCGTTCGACGCCGGTGAGCTCGCGCTCCAGTCGCCGATCGACATCCGCTTCCCGGTGGGCACCATCCCGCCGCGCGGCTGGACCCCGCCGGCGCAGGAGGAGGGCGAGCCCGAGTGGCAGCAGGGGGACACCTTCCGCCTGCGTACCACCCTGGGCCGTGCGCTCTTCAACGAGCTGCTGCCCGAGGACTACCCGTTCGTCGACTACTCGGTGGGCAAGAAGCAGCTCTCCGAGATCGTCAACGACCTGGCCGAGCGCTACCCCAAGGTCATCGTGGCGGCGACGCTCGACAACCTGAAGGCGGCCGGCTTCTACTGGGCGACCCGTTCCGGTGTCACCGTGGCCATCTCCGACGTCGTCGTTCCCGAGGCGAAGAAGGAGATCGTCCGCGGGTACGAGGCGCAGGACGAGAAGGTCCAGAAGCAGTACGAGCGCGGTCTGATCACCAAGGAAGAGCGCACTCAGGAGCTCATCGCGATCTGGACCAAGGCGACCAACGAGGTCGCCGAGGCGATGAACGAGAACTTCCCCAAGACGAACCCCATCTTCATGATGGTTGACTCGGGTGCCCGAGGAAACATGATGCAGATGCGGCAGATCGCCGGTATGCGTGGTCTGGTGTCGAACGCCAAGAACGAGACGATCCCGCGTCCGATCAAGGCGTCCTTCCGTGAGGGCCTGTCCGTGCTGGAGTACTTCATCTCCACGCACGGTGCCCGTAAGGGTCTGGCGGACACCGCCCTGCGTACCGCCGACTCGGGCTACCTCACCCGTCGTCTGGTGGACGTCTCGCAGGACGTCATCATCCGCGAGGAGGACTGCGGCACCGAGCGCGGTCTCAAGCTGGCCATCGCCGAGCGCGGCGCCGACGGCGTCCTGCGCAAGGCGGACAACGCCGAGACCAGCGTGTACGCGCGCTGCCTCGCGGAGGACATCGTCGTCGACGGCAAGGTGCTCGCCCCGGCGGGCGTCGACCTCGGTGACGTCCTCATCGACGTCCTGGTCGGCGCCGGCGTCGAGGAGGTCAAGACCCGCTCGGTCCTGACCTGTGAGTCCGCCGTCGGTACCTGCGCCATGTGCTACGGCCGTTCGCTCGCCACCGGCAAGCTGGTCGACATCGGTGAGGCGGTCGGCATCATCGCCGCCCAGTCCATCGGTGAGCCCGGTACCCAGCTGACGATGCGTACCTTCCACACCGGTGGTGTGGCCGGTGACGACATCACCCAGGGTCTGCCGCGTGTCGTCGAGCTCTTCGAGGCCCGTACCCCGAAGGGCGTCGCCCCGATCTCCGAGGCCACCGGCCGCGTGCGGATCGAGGAGACCGAGAAGACCAAGAAGATCGTCGTCACCCCGGACGACGGCAGCGACGAGACGGCGTTCCCGATCTCGAAGCGTGCCCGACTCCTGGTCAGCGAGGGCGAGCACGTCGAGGTGGGCCAGAAGCTCACCGTGGGTGCCACCAACCCGCACGACGTGCTGCGCATCCTGGGCCAGCGTGCCGTCCAGGTCCACCTGGTCGGCGAGGTCCAGAAGGTCTACAACTCGCAGGGTGTGTCGATCCACGACAAGCACATCGAGATCATCATCCGGCAGATGCTCCGCCGTGTGACGATCATCGAGTCCGGCGACGCCGAGCTGCTGCCCGGCGAGCTGGTCGAGCGCTCGAAGTTCGAGACCGAGAACCGTCGTGTGGTCCAGGAGGGCGGTCACCCGGCCTCCGGTCGTCCGCAGCTCATGGGTATCACCAAGGCCTCGCTGGCCACGGAGTCCTGGCTGTCGGCGGCGTCCTTCCAGGAGACGACCAGGGTCCTCACGGACGCGGCGATCAACGCCAAGTCCGACTCCCTGATCGGCCTCAAGGAGAACGTCATCATCGGTAAGCTCATCCCGGCCGGTACGGGTCTGTCCCGCTACCGCAACATCCGGGTCGAGCCGACCGAGGAGGCCAAGGCCGCGATGTACTCGGCCGTCGGCTACGACGACATCGACTACTCGCCGTTCGGCACGGGCTCCGGCCAGGCCGTTCCGCTGGAGGACTACGACTACGGTCCGTACAACCAGTAA
- a CDS encoding M48 family metalloprotease, whose product MDVTALGSLVLHLPHLIAGLAVVFGVAYAVDTISGLPWWAPFGCWVLSGALAFHQPCERLMARWLFGLRHPTPEEGRKLRSTWREVTARAGVDGNTYQLWVEDGAGINAMAAAGHIVGVTSHSLRTLPSAQLAGVLAHELGHHTRGHAWASLLTYWYALPGRLTWRMLLRLASRIGRLPVGAAAVLIGVLGATLVALATATYGLVFLPLATPYVAAAVSRRAELRADEHAAGLGFAQQLITVLREEQQREQSERAARGVPFGREHLIARLLESHPDVHTRLHHLQARLESRR is encoded by the coding sequence GTGGACGTCACCGCCCTCGGCTCGCTGGTGCTCCACCTTCCGCATCTGATCGCTGGCCTGGCCGTTGTCTTCGGGGTGGCGTACGCCGTGGACACCATCAGCGGTCTGCCCTGGTGGGCGCCGTTCGGATGCTGGGTACTGAGCGGTGCCCTGGCCTTCCACCAGCCCTGCGAACGGCTCATGGCCCGATGGCTGTTCGGCCTGCGCCACCCGACCCCGGAGGAGGGCCGGAAGCTGCGGTCCACTTGGCGAGAGGTCACCGCCCGTGCGGGCGTGGACGGCAACACCTACCAGCTGTGGGTCGAGGACGGCGCCGGGATCAACGCCATGGCCGCGGCCGGTCACATCGTCGGTGTCACCAGCCACTCGCTGAGGACCCTGCCGTCCGCCCAGCTCGCCGGCGTGCTCGCGCATGAACTGGGCCATCACACCCGGGGACACGCATGGGCATCGCTGCTCACCTACTGGTACGCCCTGCCGGGGCGACTCACCTGGCGGATGCTGCTGCGGCTGGCCTCGCGCATCGGCCGCCTTCCCGTGGGCGCCGCCGCCGTACTGATCGGTGTGCTGGGCGCCACCCTGGTCGCCCTCGCAACGGCCACGTACGGCCTGGTGTTCCTGCCGCTGGCCACCCCCTACGTGGCGGCAGCCGTGTCCAGGCGTGCCGAGCTCAGGGCGGACGAGCACGCGGCGGGGCTCGGCTTCGCGCAGCAGCTGATCACCGTCCTGCGCGAGGAACAGCAGCGGGAGCAGTCCGAGCGGGCGGCCAGGGGTGTCCCGTTCGGAAGAGAGCACCTGATCGCGCGGCTGCTGGAGTCACATCCGGACGTGCACACCCGCCTGCATCACCTGCAGGCCCGCCTGGAAAGCAGGCGCTGA
- a CDS encoding Pycsar system effector family protein encodes MNPAVTPPDDPAAQAGVRLLAELRGEITRADTKATVLVGALGISAGVLAALLANHRWLPARLPGPAALLWWAGAVSLVIALFASLLAVMPRYGRSRWTPGRPLTYFGDVRRAARIGGLTAALTETGRDPVSGLLLALAETSGIAYRKHFWIRTGLIAFGSAAVLLPGSMLFA; translated from the coding sequence ATGAACCCGGCCGTCACACCGCCGGACGACCCCGCAGCGCAGGCGGGCGTCCGGCTGCTCGCCGAGCTCCGCGGCGAGATCACCCGCGCCGACACCAAGGCCACCGTCCTGGTCGGAGCGCTCGGCATCTCGGCGGGCGTGCTGGCGGCGTTGCTGGCCAACCACCGCTGGCTCCCGGCCCGGCTCCCGGGCCCCGCCGCCCTGCTGTGGTGGGCCGGAGCGGTCTCCCTGGTCATCGCTCTCTTCGCCTCGCTGCTGGCGGTGATGCCCCGCTATGGGCGAAGCCGCTGGACGCCCGGTCGCCCGCTCACGTACTTCGGCGACGTACGGCGAGCCGCACGGATCGGCGGGCTCACCGCCGCACTCACGGAGACGGGGCGCGACCCCGTCAGTGGCCTGCTCCTCGCCTTGGCCGAGACGAGCGGCATCGCCTACCGCAAGCACTTCTGGATCCGGACCGGGCTGATCGCCTTCGGCAGCGCCGCAGTCCTGCTGCCCGGGTCGATGCTCTTCGCCTGA
- a CDS encoding Crp/Fnr family transcriptional regulator: MAGRQTHAWDDDGFDDRVPFLARLEKDDRAGLLATGRPLRYRTREVIMRQDEPSAHVLLLLHGWTKVTALAANGYEALLALRGPGDIIGEGAALSRRQRSATVTALEPVEAVVVEQSRFTSFLSRNPQVALQLLSLTTDRQRSTDRRRLEWAALTVRERLAVLLLELVRTHGNRTDEGIELTIGLSQQEFAGSVGSSREAVARLLKDLRAREVVATRRRRIVVLRPEVLRRIIGESSV; the protein is encoded by the coding sequence ATGGCCGGGAGGCAGACGCACGCCTGGGACGACGACGGCTTCGACGACCGGGTGCCGTTCCTCGCCCGCCTGGAGAAGGACGACCGGGCCGGCCTGCTGGCCACCGGCCGCCCCCTGCGCTACCGGACGCGGGAGGTCATCATGCGGCAGGACGAGCCGTCCGCCCATGTGCTGCTCCTCCTGCACGGGTGGACCAAGGTGACGGCCCTTGCGGCCAACGGGTACGAGGCGCTTCTCGCCCTGCGCGGCCCCGGGGACATCATCGGCGAGGGCGCGGCCCTGAGCAGACGCCAGCGCTCGGCGACCGTCACGGCGCTGGAGCCGGTCGAGGCGGTCGTCGTCGAGCAGAGCCGTTTCACCTCCTTCCTCTCCAGGAATCCCCAGGTGGCCTTGCAGCTGCTGAGCCTGACAACCGACCGGCAGCGATCCACCGACCGCCGCCGACTGGAATGGGCAGCACTCACCGTGCGCGAGCGATTGGCTGTCCTGCTGCTCGAACTCGTCCGCACGCACGGCAACAGGACCGACGAGGGCATCGAGCTCACCATCGGGCTCAGCCAGCAGGAGTTCGCCGGCTCGGTCGGCTCCTCCCGCGAGGCGGTGGCCCGCCTGCTCAAGGACCTGCGCGCACGTGAGGTCGTCGCGACCCGACGCCGGCGCATCGTCGTCCTCCGTCCTGAGGTGCTGCGCCGCATCATCGGCGAGAGCTCTGTGTGA